One segment of Solanum stenotomum isolate F172 chromosome 1, ASM1918654v1, whole genome shotgun sequence DNA contains the following:
- the LOC125855077 gene encoding uncharacterized protein LOC125855077, with translation MQQEQAPISLQQEQAPILPSNSSATSLQPRPSARYWRVEAKENAIKHINVKVNEVNNLTVGESIIVDFDPYNSAYGDAQGLLAGYCESLAINCNLFPISFEMWSRQSDIPKKYMEDFFETILKVFESIAYRYCNSSISKKLATHRQRLWNEYFDPARSKNEIISNVPSGIHKDQWASFVAYSQKPSTMELCRRNKEIQRKQKCHTLFLETAKAPSREKMFIETHKRKNGSFVNAKAQTIREQIESHMTLCNTNESEVSPEDIVGKILGAEHSGWVRYMGMRAGPSNTFLNIERRLSELSISSSSYGESSATSTYLHQKVARLESQVEETLPVLKNYLISKEGGIPNFYE, from the exons ATGCAGCAAGAACAAGCTCCAATTTCCTTGCAGCAAGAACAAGCTCCAATTCTGCCTTCTAATTCAAGTGCAACATCTCTGCAGCCACGTCCATCTGCACGATATTGGAGAGTAGAGGCTAAAG AAAACGCTATCAAGCATATTAATGTCAAGGTTAATGAGGTTAATAATCTAACTGTTGGAGAGAGCATCATTGTGGACTTTGACCCATACAACTCAGCATATGGTGATGCACAGGGACTGCTCGCTGGATATTGTGAATCATTGGCAATTAATTGTAATTTGTTTCCAATTAGTTTTGAGATGTGGTCAAGGCAATCGGACATACCTAAGAAGTACATGGAAGACTTCTTTGAAACAATATTAAAG GTATTTGAGTCCATTGCATACAGATATTGCAATAGTAGCATTTCAAAAAAGTTGGCTACACATAGGCAGAGATTGTGGAATGAATATTTTGACCCTGCAAGAAGCAAGAATGAGATCATTAGTAACGTGCCATCTGGTATACATAAAGATCAATGGGCTAGTTTTGTTGCTTACAGTCAGAAACCATCAACAATG GAGCTTTGTAGAAGAAATAAGGAAATTCAGAGGAAGCAAAAATGccacacactg TTTCTGGAAACTGCTAAAGCTCCTAGTCGCGAAAAAATGTTTATTGAAACTCATAAGAGAAAGAACGGATCATTTGTGAATGCTAAGGCTCAGACTATAAGG GAACAAATTGAGTCACATATGACTCTTTGCAACACTAATGAGTCTGAAGTTTCCCCAGAAGATATTGTTGGTAAGATATTAGGAGCAGAACACTCTGGGTGGGTAAGATATATGGGTATGAGAGCAGGTCCATCAAACACATTCTTGAATATAGAGCGACGACTTAGCGAGCTGAGCATTTCTTCATCAAGCTATGGTGAATCATCTGCAACTTCTACTTATTTGCATCAAAAGGTCGCACGTTTGGAGTCCCAAGTTGAAGAAACTTTGCCTGTGTTGAAGAATTACCTGATATCTAAGGAAGGAGGGATTCCTAACTTCTACGAGTGA